The genomic interval GGAAACTGATGAATAAAGTAAAGTTGATTTTTACACTTTTTCTGTTTATTGCAACAAGTTGTTTGAAAGCACAGGACGGAACTATTGCCCCGCCTCTAGAAAAACAGGATAGCTTAGCGGCTCTGTATGATCAAATTCGCAATGCAGAATGGAAAGCGACTGAAGCAACGGAAGGGGTTATCTGGAAATACTTTCATTTCAATGATCTTTATTCATCGAAGCAGTTTGTCAGCGTTATCGAGGTTGATTTGGACAAAGGTATTTCGGTCGATTTACCCTATGTGACTGAAGGTTTTATGAAAACGAGTGAAGCGTCCGCTGAAGCGGGCGCGGTTGCTGCAATTAATGGAAGTTTTTTTGATACGAAAATCGGAGGCTCAACCGTTTTCTTGAAAAAAGATGGGAAAGTTATCAATGAAACCCGAAAGGGCTTTACCCCTTACCGAGAAGAGGTGGGGTTCGCGGTCGACAATAAAGGCAAGGTGGCGATTGTAAAGCGACCCGCGGAAAATATGGGTGGCTGGAATTCGGTCGACGCCTCAACACTTTTAGCATCGGGGCCTTTACTGGTCTATGGTGGTGAACTTGTTGAGCCCCTCGACAATCCATTTAATACCAATCGTCATCCTAGAACTGCTATTGGGGTAACCGCGGATAAACGTGTCATATGTGTGGTCGTAGATGGACGCTCATCAGAATCATACGGAATGTCGATATCAGAATTAGCGAAGCTCATGCATGCGCTGGGCTGCAAAGAGGCGATGAATCTGGATGGTGGAGGGTCGTCAACAGCCTGGGTTCAGGGGGAAGGAATCATTAATCACCCGACTGATAATAAGAAGTTTGATCATGAAGGAGAGCGATCTGTTGCGAATGCGATCCTTTTCATGCTCCGCTAGTCACATATTTCTCAAAACCGGGCTTTCTTCAAACTTTCATCAAAAACAAAAATTATCTTTGTTTAACCATGAAAGTGTTAGTAATCGAAGATAATCAAGATCTTGCCAGCAATATCATGTCATACCTGACGCGTGAGGGGTATGTTTGTGAACTTGCTAATAATCAAAGCACGGCCATTGATAAGCTGAGTACTTTTCAATATGATTGTGTGGTGTTGGATATTATGCTCCCCGATGGCAATGGTCTGGATATTCTACAGTATATAAAAACCAAACGTATAAAAAGTGGAGTACTGATAATCTCGGCGAAAAATTCCTTAGATGATAAAGTTCATGGGCTGGAATTGGGTGCCGACGATTATTTGACAAAACCATTTCATTTACCGGAGCTAAATGCACGCTTGAAGGCCATATACCGTCGCAAGTACCTGGAAGGTGATCACTTGATCAGTTTCAATGATATCTCAATTAATATTGACACGATGGAGGCTTTTGTAAATGATACATTGCTTGACCTAACTCGTAAAGAATATTCTCTATTGGTGTATTTTATCACGAATCAGAACCGTGTACTAACCAGACAGACGATCGCTGAACATTTATGGGGCGATTATGCTGATAACTTGTTGAATTTT from Pedobacter indicus carries:
- a CDS encoding response regulator transcription factor; translated protein: MKVLVIEDNQDLASNIMSYLTREGYVCELANNQSTAIDKLSTFQYDCVVLDIMLPDGNGLDILQYIKTKRIKSGVLIISAKNSLDDKVHGLELGADDYLTKPFHLPELNARLKAIYRRKYLEGDHLISFNDISINIDTMEAFVNDTLLDLTRKEYSLLVYFITNQNRVLTRQTIAEHLWGDYADNLLNFDFVYQHVKNLRKKIIQAEGHDYIETVYGLGYKFNNNSVK
- a CDS encoding phosphodiester glycosidase family protein, whose amino-acid sequence is MNKVKLIFTLFLFIATSCLKAQDGTIAPPLEKQDSLAALYDQIRNAEWKATEATEGVIWKYFHFNDLYSSKQFVSVIEVDLDKGISVDLPYVTEGFMKTSEASAEAGAVAAINGSFFDTKIGGSTVFLKKDGKVINETRKGFTPYREEVGFAVDNKGKVAIVKRPAENMGGWNSVDASTLLASGPLLVYGGELVEPLDNPFNTNRHPRTAIGVTADKRVICVVVDGRSSESYGMSISELAKLMHALGCKEAMNLDGGGSSTAWVQGEGIINHPTDNKKFDHEGERSVANAILFMLR